A single genomic interval of Acinetobacter sp. SAAs474 harbors:
- the repM gene encoding replication initiation protein RepM: MTDLVVKSNKLVQALQTLTLSETRLLQLAIVDARETGQGLSTDEPLELNALRYAKAFNVSPDAAYLALIEAEDSLFKRQFTITNEDGTLTKSRWIQDANYRKGEGRILVTLTRVVIEHVTKIDGFEQYFTSYHLRKTADFKSVYAVRLYELLMQWKSVGKTPVYELNKFRSQLGIGVNEYTRMEAFKRRVLDIAVDQINEFSDITVKYEQHKKGRSISGFSFSFKPKKATIRSIETNRDPNTTDLFSRMTDKQRHLFATKLSELPEMGKYSQGTESYQQFAIRIAEMLQDSEKFQELFPYLQKVGYQAA; encoded by the coding sequence ATGACAGACTTGGTCGTAAAATCTAATAAACTTGTACAAGCTTTACAGACACTTACTTTAAGCGAAACCCGTTTACTTCAGCTTGCAATTGTAGACGCTCGTGAGACCGGACAAGGATTATCAACAGATGAACCTTTAGAATTAAATGCTCTTAGATATGCTAAAGCATTTAACGTTTCTCCAGACGCAGCTTATTTAGCGTTAATTGAAGCAGAGGATTCTCTTTTTAAAAGACAATTCACTATTACGAATGAAGATGGAACTTTAACAAAAAGTCGCTGGATTCAAGATGCTAATTATCGGAAAGGTGAAGGAAGAATTTTAGTTACCTTAACTCGTGTAGTAATTGAACATGTCACTAAAATAGATGGGTTTGAACAGTACTTCACTAGTTATCATTTGAGAAAAACTGCTGACTTCAAAAGCGTTTATGCAGTACGTCTTTATGAACTCTTAATGCAATGGAAGTCTGTAGGAAAAACGCCTGTTTATGAATTAAATAAATTTCGTAGCCAACTTGGTATAGGTGTTAACGAATACACTCGAATGGAAGCATTTAAGAGGCGTGTTTTAGATATTGCAGTAGATCAAATCAACGAATTTTCAGATATAACTGTTAAATACGAACAGCATAAAAAAGGTCGCTCAATTTCAGGTTTTTCTTTTAGCTTTAAGCCAAAGAAAGCAACTATTCGATCTATAGAAACTAATAGAGATCCTAATACAACTGATCTATTCTCGAGAATGACAGATAAGCAACGCCACCTATTCGCTACTAAACTTTCTGAACTACCAGAAATGGGGAAGTATTCTCAGGGTACAGAAAGCTATCAACAATTTGCTATACGTATTGCTGAAATGCTTCAGGATAGTGAAAAATTCCAAGAATTATTTCCTTATCTTCAAAAAGTTGGTTATCAAGCTGCCTAA